The Plectropomus leopardus isolate mb chromosome 7, YSFRI_Pleo_2.0, whole genome shotgun sequence genome window below encodes:
- the LOC121946018 gene encoding ankyrin repeat domain-containing protein 34A, with translation MGDGGPLQTEGNALLKAVFQGKLRLTRLLLEGGAYINEGNERGETPISAACIASYDDPQTRQRMVRYLLEKGADPNIPDKSGRTALMHACAEQAGKEVVSLLLENGADPSLKDYSGSSALVHAINKGDRDTLQVLLDACKAKGKEVIIITTDTSPSGTKKTKQYLNSPPSPGIVDKLSPACMSPSEVEIGTSSPAGDKSKDDEGIFSFALTSALPLPSARPPGEKRPPPRKLLKRLNSEPWGLVAPSVLSGVPQERVDGGLVEEGSCDLSKTITEINGLSITEPVRPLLSRRHSIETHDPCSPKLIDRSCSEDYAALSGSSWADKVQQHQILYRRNTAPESQENAGGPGAVAARALAHPKLTRMEHYESDTHLCPESIPGSPDSGRVSVERRRYNASPLSLVTSSSRESLENIPNSVSPITMRRRPPGLLERRGSGTLLLDHISHTRPGFLPPLNINPQRPIPVIRANGKPTSPIHSGHKILVPMAPASPKRGPDFKMKKKLMRRHSMQTEQMKQLSTFQEILAEKVIESNGD, from the coding sequence ATGGGAGATGGAGGACCCCTGCAGACCGAGGGGAACGCCCTCCTCAAAGCCGTCTTCCAGGGGAAGCTGAGGTTGACCCGCCTGCTGCTGGAGGGCGGCGCTTACATCAACGAGGGCAACGAGCGCGGGGAGACTCCAATCTCCGCCGCCTGCATAGCGAGCTACGACGACCCGCAGACCCGGCAGAGGATGGTGAGGTACCTTCTTGAGAAAGGTGCCGATCCGAACATCCCTGACAAGAGTGGGAGGACGGCGCTGATGCATGCTTGTGCCGAGCAGGCGGGGAAGGAGGTGGTCTCACTACTGCTGGAGAACGGCGCTGATCCCAGCCTCAAAGACTACTCCGGCTCCTCAGCCCTCGTCCACGCCATCAACAAGGGAGACCGCGACACTCTGCAGGTGTTGCTGGATGCTTGCAAGGCCAAAGGCAAAGAGGTGATCATCATCACCACTGACACGTCACCGTCGGGCACCAAGAAGACCAAGCAGTACCTCAACTCCCCGCCCTCGCCGGGCATCGTGGACAAACTGTCTCCGGCTTGCATGTCTCCGTCTGAGGTGGAGATTGGCACCTCTTCACCTGCAGGAGACAAGAGCAAAGACGACGAGGGGATCTTCAGCTTCGCGCTCACCTCGGCTTTACCTTTACCTTCAGCTCGACCACCAGGAGAAAAGAGACCGCCACCACGGAAGCTGCTGAAGAGGCTGAACTCGGAGCCCTGGGGCCTGGTAGCACCCTCGGTGCTGAGTGGAGTTCCTCAGGAGAGGGTTGACGGAGGCCTGGTGGAGGAGGGCAGCTGTGATCTGAGCAAGACGATCACTGAGATCAATGGCCTGTCCATCACAGAACCTGTGAGACCTCTGTTGTCAAGGCGACACAGCATTGAAACCCATGATCCCTGCTCCCCCAAACTCATCGATCGATCCTGCTCCGAGGACTACGCAGCTCTGTCAGGTTCCTCTTGGGCTGACAAAGTCCAACAGCACCAGATCCTGTACCGTAGAAACACGGCCCCAGAGTCCCAGGAGAACGCTGGGGGACCTGGGGCGGTTGCAGCGCGGGCCCTGGCTCACCCCAAACTCACCCGGATGGAGCACTACGAGTCAGACACCCATCTCTGCCCAGAGTCCATCCCTGGATCTCCGGATTCTGGCAGGGTGTCTGTGGAGCGAAGGAGGTACAACgcctcccccctctccctggTCACAAGCTCCTCCAGGGAGTCTCTGGAGAACATCCCCAACTCGGTGTCCCCCATCACCATGCGCAGGCGTCCCCCAGGACTCCTGGAGCGCCGGGGCTCTGGTACCCTCCTTCTGGACCACATCTCTCACACCAGGCCAGGCTTCCTGCCTCCGCTCAACATCAATCCCCAGAGACCCATCCCCGTCATCCGGGCCAACGGAAAGCCCACCTCCCCCATCCACTCTGGGCACAAGATCCTGGTCCCCATGGCCCCGGCCTCCCCTAAACGAGGCCCGGACTTCAAGATGAAGAAGAAGCTGATGAGGAGACACTCGATGCAGACGGAGCAGATGAAGCAGCTCTCCACCTTCCAGGAGATCCTGGCCGAGAAGGTCATCGAGTCCAACGGGGATTGA